DNA sequence from the Methanothermobacter thermautotrophicus genome:
ACCTCCACCATTTCAGCCTTGCATTCTATGTAGTCAGAGAATCTCCTCCCGCCCGACAGGTGGTCCCTTGATATGTTTGTTATAACACCCAGTGAGACGCCGGAGAGCATGGCTGAACTTCCTATCTCACCCTTCCTCCCGAAGGTGCCTATCTCAACAACTGCGAGGTCACCCGGGAGCCTGGCCTGCAGGGCGGGTACAAGTTCCGTGTTTCCCTGGATCTTCAGGTGGTGCTCCGGGACCCTCATCCCTGCAGCCCTCATTATGGATTTGAGCATGGCAGTGGTTGTTGTTTTCCCGTTTGTCCCTGTAACACCCACCACGGGTTTATCGACCGGGCACATGTTGAGTACGTCCTTAACACCTATTATGTCTGCTTCAAGGCCCTCTATGAGTTCACGGATCCTCCTGTTATTCTCCAGGGCCGGTGTTATGGCCACAGTCCTCGCCCTCCTGAGTATATCAGGGTCATGGCCTCCGAGGTCGAGGTGTATCCCCTCCTCCCTCAGCACATCCGCCAGGGGTGTATCCTGCCGGAGATCCGAGACCACGACCCTGTGGCCCCTGGCCCTGAGGTTTCTTGCCATGAGGCTTCCCACGTTTCCCAGGCCCCCGAGGACGACCACACAGTCATCCATGGACTTCAGGGCCTCCTCGATGTCGGACCTCACATTTTCGTAGGCGTTGACAACCCCGGGGCCTATATGAAGGATGGTATCCCCTGGTTCTGCAATCTCAAGGGCCCTCCTTATGCTATCATATACGCTCTCTGTCTTTATGGTCCTCTCCTCACCGGCGCCCCTGGCAACCTCATCGGCGGCCTCCATGTCAGTGACTCCGGTTGTCTCGTTCTTTGCACTTACGATGATGGTGTCGGCCCTTTCAGCCAGGACCCTCCCTATCCTCTCCTTGTCCCTCACCGTGAGGGTGTCCGGGTTGTCCAGGCTCACTATGAGTCTGCCCTGGAACTCCATGCCCTCGAATAGTTTCTCCATGCTCTCGGGGTTGTGGGCTGCGTCCATGTACACCCTGACACCGTCAACCTCATCTATGAATTCGAATCTGCCCCTGATGCCCCTGAAGTCCTCGATACGCCTCTTTATATCCTCCATGTCAAATCCGAGTATGAGTGCGACGGTTATGGCTGCAAGGGCGTTTTCAACGTTGAATATGCCCGGAACCCTGAGGTTTATCCTCTCCCTGATGGGCCCCACAGAGGCCATACCGTCATGTTCCCTGCAGTTGAGGACTCCGCAGGTGCTGCAGATGGCTGTGGGTATCTCAGAGACATCCAGCGTGAAAGTTGAGCCTGCAAGTCCCCTAAGCTCTATATCGGAGGCCCTGACCTGGATCCTGGCTGAGCCAGTGAATCTCCTGCCCATAAATTCTACCGTCCTCTTCTCACCCACACCATAGACCGCCTTTGCCACTTCAAGGTCGTCCAGGAGTCTTGATATAACTGGATCATCGCCGCAGAGTGCCAGAACACCTCCGGGGGCTATTAGATCCTTTATTGAGAAGTTCCTCTCAATGTACTCATCGTAGTCACTGAATTCGTCCATGTGATCGGGTGTGAGGTTTGTCACAACCCCTGCTGAGAGTTCGAGGCCCTCGGCCATCCTTATTGTGCCGTGGGGGAGTTCGAACACCGCAAGATCCCTGTCGCATGTATCCCCCTTCACCACGAGTTCCACGAGGCCCTCTATCACCAGGGAATCCTGGAGTGATGAGAATGATACTGTCCTGTAGCGTGAGGAGAGGATGTGGTCTATCATGTTGGTTGTTGTGGTCTTCCCGTCGGTTCCCGCCACTCCGACCATGGGGATCCCTATGAGCTCGTTGAGGGTCCTCCCTATATCTGAGCTTGTTATTTGGACCAGGTCCCCGGCATCCCTTACCATTTTACGTACCGGTGCGTCCTGGGGGATGTTGGGTGATATGAAAACAGCGTCTGCCCAGAGTATATCCTCCATGCTGTGACCCCCGAACCTGAACTTCACACCCTCATCCTTCATCTCAGCTATCCTCTTCTGGGCCTTCGGGGGGAGTTCATGGAGTTCCCTGACATCGTTAACAAGGACCCTGTTGTTGAGGTGGTTGAGCAACCTCGCTGCAGGCCTACCTGCGTTTCCAGCTCCAATCACAAGCACTTTCCTGTTCCTGATCAATTACATGCACCCATAAACCTTTTTATCAAACAAGCTCTCCTTCCTGATGAACTGTGAATAAGAGTAACACCATATGCCAATGATAGTAGCTTTACCTTACCGGTCAGACAGTCTACCTAAAGATATGTGCTCATCCTATATAGCTATCAGGATCCCGGACCAATCCCTGGAGGTGCCCATCACCACCAGTGGGTCCTGTCAATGTGATCTAGGCACATGATACAATGGCCTCGAGTTCCTCCTGGATCCTGATAAGCACATCCTGTCCGTTACCTGCCACAAGTATCCTCCCATACTCCCTGGAGAACTCCCTGACCATCCCTGGAATCTCCCGGGGGTCATGGGTGGTGAGGACCTCCGATGGGATCCTGAGTTCCCTCAGGTGCTCAAGGGCCATCTCAACCGTGTCCTCAAGCCCCGGAAAGAGTACAAGGATTTCAGGTGGAGACTCTGCGATTTCATCAAGGATCCCCAGACGCCACTCCTCTGATCTTCGTGGTGTGCCCAGGAATACGACATCAAAATCAGATTCACTGAGCAGGGCCCTCATGGCGTGGGGGTTATCGGTTTTACCTGCAACCACCACTGCACCATTCACACTGAACGATCTTATGCGGCCCGCCACCGGTCTGAACCCTGAGAGGTACCTGGCGGTGACCTCAGATGGTATTCCAAGAAATTTCAGGGCCTCCTCAGCGGCCCCTGCGTTGAGTCTGTTGAACTTCCCCTCCAGGACGAGTTCACCCCGGTAGGGGGTGTATCTCATGACCCTCCTGGCCCTCACTGTGAGTTCCCTGAGGTGGGGTTCGTCTTCAGATATGACCACATCCCTGCCCTCAAGGAACCCGGCCACCGAGTCCCTGTAGTTCTCCATGGACCCGTGAAAGTCCAGGTGGTCCTCTCCCAGGTTTGTGAGGACAACCAGGTCAATGTCGAAGCACCTGGATGCGAATTCAAGGGTCATGTCGCAGACCTCCACCACCATGTAATCGAATTCCTCCTCAGATGCCCTCAGTATGACCTCAGTGTATCCATCGAATCCGCCTCCTGCGTTTCCGCCGAGGAGGACCCTCCTGCCTGCACTCTCAAGTACATGTGCTATCATTGACGCCGTCGTGGTCTTCCCGTTGGTCCCTGTAACTGCAACTGTGACCGGCTCCCTGTGACCCCTGAGTACCCTGCAGAGGAGCCTGTCACTGAACCTTTCCCAGAGATCTGTGCCAAAGAGTGAGGGGCTCAGTACAACGGCATCAGATGAGGCTATCCTCTCTGTGTCATGGAAGCCAAGGTCAACGTCCACGCCCTCCATGTTCAGTTCAATATCATCCCTTATATCACTGGCGTATACGCTGTGGCCCCTCCTCCTGAGGGATTCAACAGCCTTTAAACCCTCAACTCCAAGTCCCAGAACCGCAATCCTCATCGATTCACCGTTCCTGCCCTCAGTTATCATCCCTTTCATCAGAGACTCCCTTATCCTCTTCATCATCGGATACTCCGTACTCCTCCTTGAGCTGGGCTATTATATCCTCATTCTTTGACACCTCTGGCTTCACCGTCCCTTCATCCCCACTAACCTTCTTTCTCCTTCCTATAAAAACAATCAGTACGATTATGACTGCAATGGCCGCTATAACAGCTGCAACGGTTATGATAACGTCAATGCCTATTACTGGAGTCTCTGTACCGGCTCCGGGTCCCATTGTCACACCTCAAAATTTTATATAAACGATCATACAATATATATCTTACATGATAATCAGGGATTTAAGGGGGCAGGGGGGTGCAGAATACATACTGCTCTTCGCAGCGATAATAGTGATAGCTGTTGCAGCCCTCTACATATACAGCTCCTACTTCAAATTCGCAGGGAACGAGACCGTGGAGGTCAAACTCACCATAACGAATATCGGACCATCCAAGAGCAAGTTCATCTATGAGGCCAACAACACCACGGGTGGTGGGAGCAGGCACATAGTATCAGGGGACCCAGGTAACAGATTCTTCCTTCTCCAGCCGGGTGCAAGCAGGACCTTCAACCTTGGGAGGATGAGTGGGGGTACAAGCTTCACCATTGAGGGGGGAGTGGGAGACCCCCGCGGCGGAACAGATGACCTGAGGGGTATAGGTCAGAGGGGCCGCTGGACCCTCACAATCGGCAACCAGACCTACTCATGGGTTATAAGCGGACCCTACGACTACCGCAGGAACCCCACCGGCAGTGTGCTGATGTCCTTCTCAATAAGTGGAGGTGGAGGTTCACCCTTCAAATTCAGCAGTGACCAGGTTCAGGTGAGGGGAAACGTATCAGGCTGAGAGATCTGAAGCTAGAGCAGCAGAAATTCACTGTGATGGGGAACCCGTCAGGATTAGATGAGAAAATGTGAGGGGTGATGTGTTTGAGCAGATATGAGAGGGCCACATTCGGTGCTGGATGCTTCTGGGGGGTTGAGGATGCCTTCAGGAAGGTTGAGGGTGTTGTGTCCACCAGGGTGGGATACATGGGGGGTCACACTGAGAACCCCACCTATGAGGATGTATGCACCGGCCTCACAGGACATGCCGAGGTGGTTGAGGTAACCTTTGACCCTGAGGTTGTGGGTTACAGGGACCTCCTTGACGTCTTCTGGAGCATACATGACCCGACAACCCTCAACAGGCAGGGCCCGGACGTTGGGGAGCAGTACCGCTCGGTCATATTCTACCACAGCGATGAACAGAGGAAGGAGGCCCTGGAGTCAAGGAGGAGGCTTAAAGAGTCCGGGAGGTTCATGGACAGGATAGTTACAGCCATAGAGCCGGCAGGCACCTTCTATGAGGCCGAGGAGTACCACCAGCAGTATCTTGAGAAAAACCCCCAGAGGAGATGCTACATAAGGAGATTTTACTGAACCTAGACAGGATGGCTGATTAAATGAAAAGGATATGTGATGATGTATCCCTGGTGCTCTGCGGTGAGGCAGGGCAGGGCATACAGACAGTGGAGACCCTCCTGATAGGGGCCTTCAAGGCCACCGGCTACCACATATTCTCCTCCAAGGAGTACATGTCCCGTGTCCGTGGAGGAGAGAACTCCACACTGATAAGGGTGTCATCCAGGCCGGTGCGGGCCTTCATAGAGAGGGTGGATGTGCTATTTGCACTGAGCCCGGGTGCAGTGGAACACATGGGTGACCGTGCGAAGGAGACACTGGTCATTGCAGATGATGGCTTTGATGAGGAGGGCGCCATAGGGTTGCCGATAATAGCCGAGGCAGAGAAACTTGGGGGCAGGATATTCGCCAACGTCGTTGCAGCGGGTGCAGCCGCAAACCTCTTCGGTGTTAATGAGGAAACATTTGATGGGGCTGTGAGGTCCCTCTTCGAACGTAAGGGTCCAGATATATTGGAGGCTGACCTGAGGGCCGGTAGGAAGGGCTATGAACTCGGTGAGGAACTCAGGGGGCACCTGGAGATCAGCATTGAGCCCCAAACATCGGTGAGGGAACACGTGGTCCTCAACGGGACAGAGGCCGTTGGCATAGGATGCATCGCAGGGGGCTGCCGCTTCATGTCATCCTACCCCATGACACCCTCAACTCCACTGCAGATATTCATATCAGAGAATGCCGATGAATTCGATATGGTCTTCGAGCAGGCAGAGGACGAGATTGCAGCCATTAACATGTGCCTGGGGGCCTCCTATGCAGGTGCAAGGTCCCTTGTTGCAACCTCAGGGAGTGGATTTGCCCTCATGGAGGAGGCTGTGGGCCTTGCAGGTATGATAGAAACGCCTGTGGTTATATACATAGGCCAGAGACCCGGGCCGGCCGTCGGTCTTCCCACCAGGACAGCCCAGGAGGACCTGAACCTCGCCCTCTACTCCGGGCCGGGTGAGTTCCCCAGGGCAATTCTGGCTCCCGGGAAACTCGAGGATGCCCCTGATATAGCAGCCCATGCCTTCAACCTTGCAGAAAGGTACCAGGTACCCGTATTTCTGCTCTCAGACCAGTACCTGGCGGACCTCTACTACAACCTCCCTGCTCCTGTGGTCAGCGTGGAACCCGAGTACCATTTAGTCAGGACATGGGAGGGGTACAGGAGATTCGAGTTCACAGATGACGGTATCTCACCCAGGGGTATCCCGGGCCATGGTTCCGGGATGGTCAGGGTGGACTCTGATGAACACGATGAGGAGGGCCTGATAACTGAGGACATGGATGTCAGGAGGCGGATGGTTGAGAAGAGGAACATGCGCCTTGATATGCTGAGGGATGATGCCCTGAAACCCGAGGTCATCGGTGATAATTCACATGCCCTGATATGCTGGGGCTCCACCTACTGGCCGGTCCGGGAGGCCATAGAGTCCTCGGATGCCGATGTGGCCATGGTGCACTTCAGTCAGGTATACCCCCTCCCACATGACACCCTGGAGCTCCTTGAATCCTTTGAAAGGACCGCCGTGGTTGAGAACAACTATGGGGGCCAGTTCGCGGACCTCCTTAAGCTCGAGGGATTTGAGGCCGATGCCAGGTTGAACAGGTATGATGGTATGCCCTTCAGTGTTGAGGGTGTTGCAGGGTTCATTGAGGAGGTTCTACTATGAGGCCAGAGGATTATGACATGGAAACTGACATCGCATGGTGTCCTGGATGCGGTAACTTCTCCATCCTGAGGGCCCTTAAAATGGCCCTTGCAGAACTTGAGATACCCCCTGAGAGGCTTGTACTTGTCTCGGGGATAGGCCAGGCCGGGAAGCTCCCCCAGTACATGAGGTGCAACCACTTCAATGGACTGCATGGCAGATCACTCCCGGCTGCGGTGGCCATCAAGGCCGTGAACCCTGAACTCACCGTTATCGATGTGAGCGGTGACGGCTGCATGTACGGTGAGGGCGGGAACCACTTCATCCATAACATCCGGAGGAACCCTGATATAACCACCATCGTCCATGACAACATGGTCTACGGCCTCACCAAGGGCCAGGCGTCCCCCACAAGTCAGCCCGGCTTTAAGACTCCGGTGCAGGTCCATGGGGTCTTTGAGGAACCATTCAACCCCATAGCCGTGGCGGTTGCCCTGGGGGCCACCTTCGTTGCAAGGGCCTTCTCAGGGGATGTTGAGAGGACACGTGACATACTGGTTGAGGCCATCAGCCACCATGGATATGCCCTCGTGGATATATTCCAGCCATGTGTGACCTTCAACCGTGTTAACACCTTCCAGTGGTTCCGTGAGCACACCTACTACACTGAACATGACCCTGAAGACAGGTTGCTGGCCTTTGAGAAGTCCCTTGAGGGATACGGTGGGGGTAAGTTTCCACTGGGGGTCATATACAGGGTTGAGGGTGAGAGGACCTTCGAGGAGAACCTGAGTATATACCGGGAGGATTCCACTCCACTCTGGAGGAGGAGCCATGACCCTGAAAAACTGAAGCGTCTCATTGAATCAAAGAGGAGGGTGTAGCTTCAATTTAATTGATGCTGTATTCAATTATCGATGGGGGAAAATAGAAAATTAATGAAGGTATAAAGGTGATTGTGAATAAAAGTTCCACACACCCATTGGAGTGGTGATACCGTGAAAGAGAACATCAAACTCTACATAACCAGTGGTGAGGTTGAGGACTACCATGTTTTTCTTGAGAGGCTAGGGCAGTCCGGTCTTTCCTGGAGACCAGCGGATCCCGGGGATGCCGATGCAGTCATAGTACTTGCAGGTCTCTGGGGAAGCCAGAGGGATGAGATAATGGGTGCTGTGGATCTTGCACGTAAATCATCAAAGCCCGTGATAACAGTGCGGCCCTATGGTCTTGAGAATGTGCCGCCTGAACTGGAAGCTGTGAGTTCTGAGATCGTCGGCTGGAACCCCCACTGCATAAGGGATGCTGTTGAGGATGCCCTGGACTCAATCCATTAGGGAACATAGGATCCCTATCTGCAAACTGAAAGATGAATCCATCAGGAACATAGGATCCCTATCTGCAACCGCTGAAGCAGGTCTATAAAGAAGCACATGAGATCAATACACAATCATAGAACCAGAAACCATCAATAAAAATGACTTAAAGCTATCAGGATTTAAAAAAGAAAGTTTGGGGTGGCCATTTTCAGGCCGATGATTTAACCACAAACATACCGGGCTTACTTGAAGTGGGGTGGTATATCTTGTTGTAGCCACTGTAGTCGTAGTCAACCCAGCGCCCCCCACTGTACACCTGTACAGTACGGTGACGTGGTGACATGCCTGTGGCGTACTGTATTATACGCACCGTCTTCCCGGATGATGTGAGTTTTCTGTATAAATATTCACTCATGGCCCAGCAGTCCCCTATGTCTGGATCATAGCGATACGTGCTGGTACTGTAGGCTGCCCGCACCCGCTTCTTCCTGTAGGTCTTCTTTGAGTACCTTTTCTTCACGCTGGTACGGTATGTAGCCCTGACCTTCTTCCTGTAGGTCTTCTTGTACTTCTTGTACTTCTTGTACTTGTATGCGGCGTCAACCTTGACAGGTTCAGCCTTTATATTATCAGTTTTCGTTACTATTTTTGCGTTTTCTGTTCCACTATTTACTGCCTCACTGATGGGCACTGAACCCACAGTGAACATCAGTGCAAAGAGCACTGTGACTGCTTTGAATCGCGTAATTTTATCGCCTCCAATGTCCAATACTAACCCTAAGGTCACTAAGGACACTGAGTCAATGGTTACATCATCCTAGTATATAAATGTTTCCATAAAATAAAAGCTCTCTGAGCTTCTTTAATCCAGAAAAGCCTTCAGAATCCTTTTCTAATATCCAGATACTCTCTGAGAGTCCATGGCATTTTATTTAAGGAGAGGGGTCTCTGGGGAATCCCATTTGAGGTTTTGGACAGTAAGCACTGTCTGATCGAAAAGCAATTCAGAGGACAAATCCAGTATAAAGAGCCATCCATATATCCCATTAATGTTAAAAGAAGATCCAGAAGGTTTAATATGTTAAAAACGAGGTGATAATTGAAATTTGAATTTAAAACTTTTCTGATAGCTCAAATAGCCTCAAAGACAACTTTAAACACACAAAATTAAAAATAGAATTATTTCTGTGTCCCTGAAAAATCAGCCGGCCTTTTCTATGATGGATGTTCCGTCAGACTTTTCAACCCTGTAGATATGGTCTGCAAGGTTTTC
Encoded proteins:
- a CDS encoding thiamine pyrophosphate-dependent enzyme; amino-acid sequence: MRPEDYDMETDIAWCPGCGNFSILRALKMALAELEIPPERLVLVSGIGQAGKLPQYMRCNHFNGLHGRSLPAAVAIKAVNPELTVIDVSGDGCMYGEGGNHFIHNIRRNPDITTIVHDNMVYGLTKGQASPTSQPGFKTPVQVHGVFEEPFNPIAVAVALGATFVARAFSGDVERTRDILVEAISHHGYALVDIFQPCVTFNRVNTFQWFREHTYYTEHDPEDRLLAFEKSLEGYGGGKFPLGVIYRVEGERTFEENLSIYREDSTPLWRRSHDPEKLKRLIESKRRV
- a CDS encoding Mur ligase family protein; the protein is MKGMITEGRNGESMRIAVLGLGVEGLKAVESLRRRGHSVYASDIRDDIELNMEGVDVDLGFHDTERIASSDAVVLSPSLFGTDLWERFSDRLLCRVLRGHREPVTVAVTGTNGKTTTASMIAHVLESAGRRVLLGGNAGGGFDGYTEVILRASEEEFDYMVVEVCDMTLEFASRCFDIDLVVLTNLGEDHLDFHGSMENYRDSVAGFLEGRDVVISEDEPHLRELTVRARRVMRYTPYRGELVLEGKFNRLNAGAAEEALKFLGIPSEVTARYLSGFRPVAGRIRSFSVNGAVVVAGKTDNPHAMRALLSESDFDVVFLGTPRRSEEWRLGILDEIAESPPEILVLFPGLEDTVEMALEHLRELRIPSEVLTTHDPREIPGMVREFSREYGRILVAGNGQDVLIRIQEELEAIVSCA
- a CDS encoding class III signal peptide-containing protein codes for the protein MIIRDLRGQGGAEYILLFAAIIVIAVAALYIYSSYFKFAGNETVEVKLTITNIGPSKSKFIYEANNTTGGGSRHIVSGDPGNRFFLLQPGASRTFNLGRMSGGTSFTIEGGVGDPRGGTDDLRGIGQRGRWTLTIGNQTYSWVISGPYDYRRNPTGSVLMSFSISGGGGSPFKFSSDQVQVRGNVSG
- the msrA gene encoding peptide-methionine (S)-S-oxide reductase MsrA, with the protein product MCLSRYERATFGAGCFWGVEDAFRKVEGVVSTRVGYMGGHTENPTYEDVCTGLTGHAEVVEVTFDPEVVGYRDLLDVFWSIHDPTTLNRQGPDVGEQYRSVIFYHSDEQRKEALESRRRLKESGRFMDRIVTAIEPAGTFYEAEEYHQQYLEKNPQRRCYIRRFY
- a CDS encoding 2-oxoacid:acceptor oxidoreductase subunit alpha, whose amino-acid sequence is MKRICDDVSLVLCGEAGQGIQTVETLLIGAFKATGYHIFSSKEYMSRVRGGENSTLIRVSSRPVRAFIERVDVLFALSPGAVEHMGDRAKETLVIADDGFDEEGAIGLPIIAEAEKLGGRIFANVVAAGAAANLFGVNEETFDGAVRSLFERKGPDILEADLRAGRKGYELGEELRGHLEISIEPQTSVREHVVLNGTEAVGIGCIAGGCRFMSSYPMTPSTPLQIFISENADEFDMVFEQAEDEIAAINMCLGASYAGARSLVATSGSGFALMEEAVGLAGMIETPVVIYIGQRPGPAVGLPTRTAQEDLNLALYSGPGEFPRAILAPGKLEDAPDIAAHAFNLAERYQVPVFLLSDQYLADLYYNLPAPVVSVEPEYHLVRTWEGYRRFEFTDDGISPRGIPGHGSGMVRVDSDEHDEEGLITEDMDVRRRMVEKRNMRLDMLRDDALKPEVIGDNSHALICWGSTYWPVREAIESSDADVAMVHFSQVYPLPHDTLELLESFERTAVVENNYGGQFADLLKLEGFEADARLNRYDGMPFSVEGVAGFIEEVLL
- a CDS encoding Mur ligase family protein, coding for MIRNRKVLVIGAGNAGRPAARLLNHLNNRVLVNDVRELHELPPKAQKRIAEMKDEGVKFRFGGHSMEDILWADAVFISPNIPQDAPVRKMVRDAGDLVQITSSDIGRTLNELIGIPMVGVAGTDGKTTTTNMIDHILSSRYRTVSFSSLQDSLVIEGLVELVVKGDTCDRDLAVFELPHGTIRMAEGLELSAGVVTNLTPDHMDEFSDYDEYIERNFSIKDLIAPGGVLALCGDDPVISRLLDDLEVAKAVYGVGEKRTVEFMGRRFTGSARIQVRASDIELRGLAGSTFTLDVSEIPTAICSTCGVLNCREHDGMASVGPIRERINLRVPGIFNVENALAAITVALILGFDMEDIKRRIEDFRGIRGRFEFIDEVDGVRVYMDAAHNPESMEKLFEGMEFQGRLIVSLDNPDTLTVRDKERIGRVLAERADTIIVSAKNETTGVTDMEAADEVARGAGEERTIKTESVYDSIRRALEIAEPGDTILHIGPGVVNAYENVRSDIEEALKSMDDCVVVLGGLGNVGSLMARNLRARGHRVVVSDLRQDTPLADVLREEGIHLDLGGHDPDILRRARTVAITPALENNRRIRELIEGLEADIIGVKDVLNMCPVDKPVVGVTGTNGKTTTTAMLKSIMRAAGMRVPEHHLKIQGNTELVPALQARLPGDLAVVEIGTFGRKGEIGSSAMLSGVSLGVITNISRDHLSGGRRFSDYIECKAEMVEVAEDLVLNADDPVVASLADGLPGERVVFYGIQSSESRGVVPEGRECPRCGKPLRYTRRTMGHLGDYQCICGYRRPQPDVMAIDATPGGFKLLIGQEMREVRLATPGMFNVYNALAAAAAAWTLGVEIDDIVRGIESFKGVPGRFQEILESPRVILDYAHNPAGVRAVMQELRGDRRLIVVNTVASESGIEGDREMAAILKDADVVIPASYAARRASGILGEKAVHIESSRMRAGGGTLGASREQVAEAVRRALEIAGPDDTVLIIGEGGYRYGEEAIR